DNA from Coriobacteriia bacterium:
GACATATAAGAAAGTCATCCATCCCGATACACTCGGAGTATGGAATTCGCTCGTCCTAAAAGTAGAGGAATAACGTGACAAACACTGAAAGCACGATTGAAAACACGACCGCAAGCATAAAGGTAAGCGCGCCGGAAAGCGCAGCCGAAACCATGGAGGCGAAGAAGAATCCGCGTGACTTCACGACGGAGGAATTCGCCCGAACCGCCATGCAGGCCGCACTCGACAAAAAAGCAACCGATGTCATTGCGCTCAACGTAGCACCGTTTCTCTCTGTGACGGACTATTTCATATTGGCCACCGGAGCAAACGAACGCCAGATCGCTTCCATCGCCGATGAAATAGAGGACCGTCTGGTAGAGGCCTATCACCTCAAGCCGATCGGGCGAGAAGGCAAAGGAACGAGTCCGTGGGTTTTGCTCGATTTCGGCGACATCGTCGTGCATGTTTTCCAACCCGATACCCGCGAGGAATATCGTTTGGATAAACTTTGGAGTGAAGCCAAGCGTTTGAAGGTCGAGGAATAAAGACAGATGATGGCGAAACTCAAAAGCGCCGATCGGCAAGTCGTCGCCGTCGTCGCCCTCATATTCGTCGCAACAGTGTGGGGTGCGACGTTCGTTGTCGTGGCCGATGCCATAACCCAGTACCCGGTTTATGCCTTTTTGTGCCTGCGCTTCGCCATTGCAGCTCTTGCGTTTCTGGCTTTTTTCCCCAAAGTCCTCAAACGAATCGATGTGCATAACCTCAAGCTCGGGATTCCCGCCGGTATCTTGCTGTCCGCGGGCTACATTTTGCAAACGCTCGGCCTGTTGCCCTTAAGCCAGGGAGGCACAACCCCTGCCCGTACCGCTTTTCTGACGGGTATGTATGTCGTGCTCGTTCCGGTTGCGCAAAGCATCATCAGGAAAAGGATGCCGCATCGTGGAACCATCGTCGGCGTCGGACTCGCGCTTTCCGGCCTTGTGCTTCTTTCGGGCATAACGCTGAGCGGTACGCATGGGTGGGTTCTCGGTGACACGCTTGTGCTCGCATCGGCGTTTGCCTATGCGGCCCACATGATTTTGCTCGGTACGAACGACAAACATCACGACACGCTGGCGCTCACGTTCGTTCAGCTGGCGGTCGTCGCTTTGACCACCGGTGCGATGTCGCTTGCGACAGGCGAGCATGCCGGGCTTCCGACGAGTCCGAATGTGTGGTTCGCACTTCTTACCTGCGGTTTGGTGGCCTCGGCGTTTGCGTTCGTCGTGCAGACGTGGGCGCAGCGCATTTTGCCGCCGTCGCGTATCGCCTTGATTTTGATTTCCGAGCCTGCACTCGGTGGACTTTTCGGATGGTGGATGGCCGGCTTGGCACCGACCCGAGAGGTTATCGGTGCGGCGCTCATGCTCGCCGGCATGATCACTTCCGAGCTCATGGCTTCACGCCAGGCGCACATGCAGGCACAACGGCTCAAGCGCGCCGTCGAAGGTATGCCGGTGTTCACCGACGATCCGAATCGCAACAAGCGCGTGCCTTCGAAATCAGACGAGTAGTATCTTTAAAAGCTCGAACTGTCAAAACAATCACAATCAATACAGCGTGAAATGGTTTCTCTCGAAGGAGAGGATGTGCGCGTCGCGCAGTTTGCACAGTTCGGCAGACATCGCGCTTCTGTCGACGCCTAAGTAGTCGGCGAGCTCCTGTCTGTTGAACGGGATGTCGAACGTCGAGTTCCCGGATTTGATCGCGCGAGTCGACAAGTAGGAGAGAAGCTTTTCTTTCGTGGTGCGCTTGCCGGTGTGTTCGACTTTCTCCGTGAGCATGACGTTTTTATGCGCCAAAATACTCATCATGTTGTTGATGAGGCGGTTGTGGAAGTCGCAGGCCGAGGAACACACCGTGACGATTCTCTTATAATCGATGAAGAGTATCTCGGTCTTTTCCGTCGAGATGACGCTCACGGGGAGCGTATCCGCGTTCGAGCAGACGAAGGCCTCCGCAAACATCGCGCCCGGTCCCGCTTTGGAAAGAATGGAGCGGTTTCCCTCGAAGTCGTCTTTGGTGATGTTCACGCCACCCGTAAGCACGATTCCCACTTCGGCGACTTTATCGCCCGCCCTCAAAACGGTTTCATCTTTTCTGTAACTTTTCTTTTTCGCGTGCAGGCAGGCAAGGAGTGTATCCTGTTGATTGATGGGCATATCTTCGAACAGGTGCGAATGTGCGATCGTTTGCTTGTCGTGTGCTGAAAATAAATGTTCCAAAAGTTTTCCTTCTCGTTGTAAATACAACATACTTCACCAGTATAGCGAAGTATCATGGCGGTGCAAGTCGAGGTATCGACGAACATAATTATCCGATGGTTGAGAGTGGAAAGGAAATCTTATGAGCGACATGTTTTGTTTCCAGTGCGAGCAGACGGCGCACGGCACCGGTTGTCTGAATGCCGGCGTGTGCGGGAAAAAGGCGGACACCGCCGAGTTGCAAGATGAGTTGACCGGCGCTTTGATCGGGCTGGCACGCGTCGCACGGTGCGCGGGAACTCCCACGGCGCATACCGATCGCGTCATGTTGGACGGACTTTTCACCACCGTCACGAACGTGAACTTCAACAATGAAACCGTTCAAGAGCAAGTCGACATCGTACACGCGGAGAAGGCGGCCCTAATCGCTGCTGCCGGCAAAGACGCATGCGCGTGCAAATACGGCGTCGATTACGACATGGAAAGTCTTTGGAACGACGATGAAGACATTCGTTCTCTGAAGTCTCTCATCTTGTTCGGCATACGCGGTATGGCGGCCTACGCTTATCACGCGCTCGTGCTCGGTTTCACCGATAAGGCCGTCGACGAATTCATCTATGAAGGCATGGAAGCAGTCGGCAAGGACCTCACGATGGAGGAGCTTCTTCCCCTCGTGCTCAAAGTGGGCGAGGTCAACTTTGCCTGCATGGCGCTCCTCGACAAGGCGAACACCGAAACATACGGCACGCCTGTGCCGACCGAGGTGCCGCTCAGCGTCGAGGCGGGACCCTTCATCGTCATCAGCGGGCACGACCTCTACGATCTCAAGCTCTTGCTCGAACAGACGAAGGACAAGGGAATCAACATATACACGCATGGCGAGATGCTACCTGCGCACGCGTATCCCGAGCTCAAGGCATATGCACACCTCAAGGGCAACTTCGGAACCGCATGGCAAAACCAGCAAAAGGAGTTCAACAACCTCCCGGCGCCCGTGCTCTTCACCACCAACTGTTTGATGCCGCCACGCGACAGCTATAAAGACCGCGTGTTCACCACCGAAGTCGTATCGTATCCGGCGCTTGTGCATATCGGTGAGGATAAAGATTTCACGCCGGTTATAGAAAAGGCGCTCGAACTCGGCGGTTTCGCGGAAGAGACAGCGTTCACCGGTATCAACGGCGGCACACACGTCACCACCGGATTCGGTCACGGCACGGTGCTTTCGGTTGCCGGAACCGTGGTCGATGCCGTCAAGGCGGGAGACATCACCCACTTCTTCTTGGTCGGCGGTTGCGACGGTGCCAAGCCAGGACGTAACTATTACACCGAGTTCGTGGAGAAGACTCC
Protein-coding regions in this window:
- the rsfS gene encoding ribosome silencing factor — translated: MEAKKNPRDFTTEEFARTAMQAALDKKATDVIALNVAPFLSVTDYFILATGANERQIASIADEIEDRLVEAYHLKPIGREGKGTSPWVLLDFGDIVVHVFQPDTREEYRLDKLWSEAKRLKVEE
- a CDS encoding DMT family transporter; its protein translation is MMAKLKSADRQVVAVVALIFVATVWGATFVVVADAITQYPVYAFLCLRFAIAALAFLAFFPKVLKRIDVHNLKLGIPAGILLSAGYILQTLGLLPLSQGGTTPARTAFLTGMYVVLVPVAQSIIRKRMPHRGTIVGVGLALSGLVLLSGITLSGTHGWVLGDTLVLASAFAYAAHMILLGTNDKHHDTLALTFVQLAVVALTTGAMSLATGEHAGLPTSPNVWFALLTCGLVASAFAFVVQTWAQRILPPSRIALILISEPALGGLFGWWMAGLAPTREVIGAALMLAGMITSELMASRQAHMQAQRLKRAVEGMPVFTDDPNRNKRVPSKSDE
- a CDS encoding Crp/Fnr family transcriptional regulator produces the protein MLYLQREGKLLEHLFSAHDKQTIAHSHLFEDMPINQQDTLLACLHAKKKSYRKDETVLRAGDKVAEVGIVLTGGVNITKDDFEGNRSILSKAGPGAMFAEAFVCSNADTLPVSVISTEKTEILFIDYKRIVTVCSSACDFHNRLINNMMSILAHKNVMLTEKVEHTGKRTTKEKLLSYLSTRAIKSGNSTFDIPFNRQELADYLGVDRSAMSAELCKLRDAHILSFERNHFTLY
- the hcp gene encoding hydroxylamine reductase; translation: MSDMFCFQCEQTAHGTGCLNAGVCGKKADTAELQDELTGALIGLARVARCAGTPTAHTDRVMLDGLFTTVTNVNFNNETVQEQVDIVHAEKAALIAAAGKDACACKYGVDYDMESLWNDDEDIRSLKSLILFGIRGMAAYAYHALVLGFTDKAVDEFIYEGMEAVGKDLTMEELLPLVLKVGEVNFACMALLDKANTETYGTPVPTEVPLSVEAGPFIVISGHDLYDLKLLLEQTKDKGINIYTHGEMLPAHAYPELKAYAHLKGNFGTAWQNQQKEFNNLPAPVLFTTNCLMPPRDSYKDRVFTTEVVSYPALVHIGEDKDFTPVIEKALELGGFAEETAFTGINGGTHVTTGFGHGTVLSVAGTVVDAVKAGDITHFFLVGGCDGAKPGRNYYTEFVEKTPDTSIILTLACGKYRFNDLDLGTIGGLPRIMDMGQCNDAYSAIKVAVALAEAFECGVNELPLSMIISWYEQKAVCILLTLLYLGIQNIILGPTLPAFVSPNVLDFLVENYNIAPITTPDEDLKKILG